ATTCAAGTACACCGATGATGGATGATATCGCTCTCATGCAAGATCGATTCGGTGTGAACCTTCAAACGCGTACGGGAGATACGACATATGGCTTTAACTCAAATGCCGATCGTGAAGTATTCAAATTGGCGTCGGGCGATGATTTACCATTATTTTGCGTGTGGGACGCCGGTGGTAAAGACACATTCGATTTCTCCGCATTCAAGCAAGATCAGGTTATCAACTTAAGGTCGGGCAGCTTCTCTAATGTAGGGGGAGGCATAGGGAACGTTTCGATCGCCAATGGCGTCACCATCGAACGGGCTATTGGCGGTGCTGGCAATGACATTTTAATTGGCAATGACGTCGGTAACGAACTGGAGGGCGGTGAGGGCGATGACATTTTTTATGTCAAGGCGAACTCTGGCACTAACAAGCTGACTGGCGGGCCGGGTAAAAATACCTTCGTTATTGGCGCGAATGATTCATCCGTCAGCTTGGGAAGCACAACAATAACGGACTTTGTCAGCGGCAAGGATAAATTGGATACTTCCGCCCTGCGCGCAGCCCACCCTCAACTCACCGTCACCAGCGAGTATTATCGTAGCCATAAGCTCACCTTATTGCGTTTCGATTTCGATGGCGACAAAAATGAAGACTTCATAATGAGCATAAGTGGGCGAATCGCGCGTTCCGATTTCCGCGTTTGACCTCGTTCGCCCTATTCGTACGCGTTACTCGCCCCTTGAGCGGCTGCATCTGCCATGATGACGCTTCGCGACCTGGCTCACCCAAGGAAATCCGCAATGGACGATGTACAGCAACTGGGCGAGATGCTTCGTCATTACGCCGATAGCGAAGCACACAAACAGCAGCAGTTCGACCTGCAATCAGCACGTTGGGCGCAGAAGCTTGGCGAGCTGTTCGGCCAGATTGAACAGTGGCTGGAGCCGGTAAAAACCGTAGGCTTGCTGGAAGTTCAGCGCGAGGCTTACACCGCCAGCAGCCCGAGCGTGCCGGTGGAGAGTTCACCCTTCAAGAGCGAAAAACTCAGTGTGCATATCACTGGCAAAAGCGTGGAGTTCGTGCCGGATGTGATGGGCGTCGGTGGTTTGATTTCAGTGTCGGTGATGGGCCTCACCGCCGCCCGCCACGGCAGTGTGTCGCTGGTCCTGCCGGCGGATAAGCACGACTGGCTGTGGAAGAAAACCAACGGCCTGAAAGACCCGGACACCTTCGGTTTCGACGCCAACTTCCTGGCCGCTCAGCTGCAAAGCCTGATCCCTCGCGAACGCGCATGATCGGCACAGAAAAAAACAGGCTCTGCATTTAATCAGGTGCATTGCCCAAGTATTGGCTATACCTAAATCTCATTCTTACGATGATGGTCGCCAGGGAGTTCAACAATGAAGTTAAGGCTCATGATCAGCACACTGTGCGTCGCCTCGCTCGGCATGGCAGGCTGTGCCAGCAAGGTGCCGCAACCGGATGAGTATTCAGGGTTTCTCTCCAATTACAGCCAGCTCAAGGAAGCCAAGTCGCCCTCCGGGGCAGAGGTGATGCGCTGGGTCGATCCGCAGTTGGACTTGAGCCGCTACACCGCGGCGTACATCGAGCCTACCCAGTTCTATCCCAAACCCCAGGCCACCGCAAAGATTCCGGACAGCACCCTGCGGGGCATCAGCGATTATTACAATCAGGCGCTCAGGCGTGAACTGGCCAAGTCACTGCCCCTGGCCAATGCTCCAGGCCCAGGCGTGATCGTGGTGCGTGCGGCGATTACCGCCGTGAGCAGCAAGACCGAAAGCCTCAAACCCTACGAGTTTATCCCCGTGGCTCTGGTGGCCGCAGCAGTCAGCACCGGCACGGGTATCCGCGATCAGGAGACCACGCTGGGCACTGAGGCGCAGTTCCTCGATGGAGGCACGAACAAAGTGGTGGCCCAGGTGGTGCGCAAAGGCACCGGCAAGCCATTGGCCAATGACTCACAGGTGCTCAAGGCCGACGACGTGAAAGTTGTCATTGACGGCTGGGCGTCGGACCTGCATCAGTCCTACGTGAAGCTCAAAAAACATTGAGCCTCGGCAAGCCCAGGTGCTATTTCAGCGGTGTCAACGGGGGCAGCTTCCATTGACCGTTACCCACCTCGGGCTTGGGCAGGTAAATACGCAGGACCGCATAGAACGGACCGGGCGGGGCCGGCAGCCAATTGCTCTGTTCGGCTTTCGGTGGCTCGTGGTGTTGCAGCGCCAGGGTGAGGCCACCGTCGGCGTCACGCTGGAGGGCCGGTAACATCCGCGAGTTGATCAGGTAGCGCTTCTTGTGGTTGGGCACCAGCAATTTTGTCTTGGCGTCGTACAGGGTCAGCGACCAGAACGCATCGGCCGGTGGCAACTGGTCCTTGGCAAAATGCACGGTGTAGCTGTGGCGTGCGCCGTTGGCCGGCTTACCCTCACTGTCGACGATGTAGCTCAGGTGAGCCGCTTCGTCGCTGGAGTGACCGAAAATGCCTAACTCGGCACCGGCGTAGCGATACAGGTAGTTGTTTTGCAGACGGTCGCGGCTACCGAACAGATCAGCCTGGGCAACCTGATGAGTGTCGAGTTTGTCCTTCTTGAAGGCGGCAAATTCGGCCCGGCCATCGGCGATGCCTTCTTCCAGGGCCTTGCGCTGTTCTGCTGTCAATTGGTTGACCTTGAACGGCGCACCCGGCGCTATGCCGATTTTGGCAAAGCGCGCCAGCAGGTCTTTTTCGCTGTCCTGTGGGGCGGCGAAGGCCAGCATGAAGTTCAGGTAGCGAAACAGTTGCGGGCCTTCGGTCATGGTCGCCGTCGGCTTGGGCCATTCGATCTTCGGCACCTTGGCCGGGGCAGGCTGCTTCACATAGCTGCTCAGGGGTTGCACTTTATAGCCGCTCTGGATTTGCTTGACCTTGCCCAGGTCCTTGTCATCGAACAGCTGCGTGCGGTACAGGGCGTAGGCGATGTTGCTTTCTCTGTAGACCACTCGGTCGATGTCCACCGGTTGCTGACCTTTCCAGTCAGGCCCGGCGATCATGTAGTGACCGCCGTTGTTGCCGGTGCTGCGGGTGCCCAGGTAAGCAATGTTCTGGGAATAGAGGTCGATCAACTGCACCGAGTAGTAGCGCTCGTCTTCAATCCTGGGCAGGGTCAGTACCAGAGGCTCTTTGCGCAGGTCCATCCATACGAATGAGTAGGGTGTGTCGGCGTTCGGGCTAGGGAGCGCGGTGTCCTTGGGGGTCAATACCTGCGCGGTATTACCGATATGGTTGAACGGCGCCTTGAAGTGGGCGCCGCCCTTGTCAACGGCCTGGGTGTAGAGCGTCTTGTACATTTGCACCACCGGGAAACCGTACAGGTAGGCTTCCTTGGCGATTGCCCGGGCTTCACTCGGGCTGGCGGTGAAGTCAGCCCAGGCGCCGGTACTCATAAATATCGAGAGGCTCGCCAACAGCAGGCGCGTCGGTTTTCCAATCATGTTGTTGCGTCCTTCCTGAGTTCTGTCTAAGAGCGTGAGGTGAAGGCGCAGAGTTTCCAGTTTTATTGGCTGAACGTCACGTTAATCCCTTCGTCGACGCGGACAGATCCTAAAGGAGGTGTCAGGCTGGAAGCATTGATTTGACTTTGTCACGTAGTTGGTCGATGGAAAATGGCTTGGCGATCACCTGCATGCCGGACGTCGCATCAATATTTTCGGCATAGCCACTGGCAAATAGAATAGGCAGGGTGGGGCGCAGTTCGCGGACCTTGGTCGCCAGCTCCTTGCCATTCATGTCTGGCAGGCCGACGTCGGTCATCATCAAGTCGATCACCTGGCTGGTGTCTTGCACCCTTTCGAGTGCCTTTTCGGCGTCAGCGGCCTCAAGCACCTTGAAATCCAACTCTTCGAGTACATCCACGATCAGCATGCGCACGATGGCATCGTCTTCGACTACAAGGATGGTGGATGCTTCAGCGGGCATAAGGGAGATTCCTGAAAAATAAAGGGCGTGTCTTCAACGCTTGAAAGACCATTCTCTAATGAGTCGCGTCGATCTCGGCAAGTTCCGTTGCGGTGGGGTATTGTGAAGGGAATAGAGGCAAATGTCGCGTTGAGAGCGATGCATCGTGTTCTTGGCGTAATGGAGTAACGCCCTACTGTTGAGATACCACGTCTTCGACGTAGAAGGCGCCAATGGCACTGCCCAAGAATGCCATTGACGCACGTGATCGTACGAAGGTTAAAGATTTGCGTTGATCAGGGCATGCGGGTTGTTGTAGGGCACGGTATGGGTAAAGCTTTCTTCGGTGAAATAGCTGGCGTTGAATGCCGGTACGCCGCTTGCAACGTCGACAGGATTGAGCGTGCCGGCGCTCCACCCGCTGTTCAAAGAGACTTCCAGCCCCCGGCGCATTGAGGCCTCATCCGGGAAGGTCGCCAATCCGAAGTTGGGGTTAAAGAAAAACCATTCTTTCTCGTTGTTTGGGGTCAGGGTGACGCCTGCGAGCAGCCCATGATCTTTGGTACTGATCCTCAAGAGTGTCGGACGTGTTGCGTTGGTGAGTTCGTCGATGATGCCGGTGTACGCTAACTGGCTGAAGGGTTGTGTGCCGTGATAATTACTACTCAGAACCTGATGCATTTGGTTCAGCTGGTTACGAAAAGCCTTTACGTTCTTGTCGTCAGTATGCTCAGCTGCTTTCATAAAGTTATTGATGAACTCATCCCTGCGGCCGCGCAAAATAGCCAGCGCCATAGTATTCACAATGGCTGCGCACTCTCCATTTGAAGCCAGGTCCGTTTGGCTGAGGTAGAGGTTTTGCGGCATCTCGTAGGTCCTGCCCCCTTGGGCAACCATCTCTTTTTGAAAGATTTTGTAGTGTTCACGGCTAGTGTCCGCCATGCGTTTTTGTATCTCCTTGGCCAAAGTGCCTACCGCTTCGGGATCATTGACCTTCGTGACCGCCAGATCCCTCACCTCTGATTGCTTCATCGTCGGGTGGTAGCCTGGGACATCTTCGGCCACGCCCGAGTCAAAGCCTTGTTTGTACCCCGCGCTATCATTTCTCTGGACGGTCTCTAGTACTTCTCTGAATTTATCGCGGGTGGTTGTTGGATTGGGTGCAGCATACCTGGCTAACCAATCGATAAAGTTGCTGTTTATCTGACCATTGGCGGCAACCGTTGCAGGTGTGAAATCAACCAGCGCAGCTCCGTAAGGCTTCTGCGTGATCGGGTCGTAGGCGTACCACTTGCCCTCTCGAAATACAGCACCACCTTCGACCGTCTGCTCTGTAATCTTGTAGGTACCGGTTGCGACGATGCCCTCCTGTTTACTGGCGGCTTTAAGCAGGTCATAACTACCGGTTGCGCCTTTGAGCATGTTCACGCATTCGAGCCCCTTGGTCGCAATTTTATGGATCAGGGTCCCAACCCCGGTTATCCCGCCGACCAGACCGCCGAGTACGTTGAGTGAATCAATTGCCATTGCACCGAAGAGCTTTGCTGTCTTCACGGCCCTGGCGCCAGCACTAAAGGTCCGCACGCCCCTGAGGGCGGCATTGCCGGCTTGCGCAGCTTTGCCCACGCCAAAAGTGAGGAATCCGAGGATATCGAAGGCCAGGTCAGATACCGCCTCGCCGTAGTTGCCTTGCCGAACGTTGTTAACGGCAGACCGAAATGGGATCAGATTGAGCAGGAACTCACCCACCTGACTATCGCCCATCCGATCATGTTCGAAGGAAGTAACGCTCTTGGCGTAATTGAGTAACTCCTTGCGGTCGAGGTCCATTTTTTCCAGGTAGAAACTGGCAATCGCATTGGTTCGGCTGGAGTCGAAGCTATTGGGAATCGCATCACTGCCAGGTTTTTCTGCAGAGTCAGGGGCCGGCGAGTTGGTGAAAGGGTGATAAGGCCTTGATATCGCGTGGAGTTGTTCCCCGGCCTTATTGGTTTTTTCTAGGGTGAGCAGGCCAGGGAAATTTGAGATCAGCTCGTTTTTTTTCTCGATACTGCCGGTGCTGGTGTTGATGTGGTAGAGATTTTCCACGCCCTCTCGGGTGGTTTTCACATACAAGGTACGGTCACGTTTGACCAACTCTAATCTACCGTTCTTTGTTTTGCGGTATTCATCGCTGTAGAAGTATTCAAGTTTGCCGAATTCAAAGTTTTTGCGATCTTCCAATGGCTGCTCGCCAATCAGATGTTTGACCATCCCATGGTGGCCTTTCTTTTGTGCCGCTATAGCCTTTTCATATTGATCCATGAAGTTTGCGGTGATGTCACACTCTTCGGTGCGTGCAAAGCGATTGAATGCAGTGATCGGAATCCGTTTGTCGTTGGTGATCCATGCGTATTTTTCCCCTAGACGCTCCCCCTCCAGCAGAATATCGAGCATGGAGCGCATTCTCGGGTCACCGCTGGGAGCGCGGCCATCACCGGTGTAACGCTTGGCCAATACTCGAGCTTCGAAAACCGCCGGATCAACGTCGGGAAACTCAGCTTTCAGGCAGTCAAGCGCCATCTCCGTGCGATTGGGGATAGGCACTTGTATGGAAGAAGAGATATCCGTCAGCGATTTCAGATGGTTGTTGTAAGCCACCCTGACCTGTTCGATTTGTGAAGGTGCAGGTTCGCTGTTATGGGGGGACAGCAGGTTTCGGGTTATCCCCCAAAGTATCAAGGCATCGCGCTGGGCCGTTTGAACGGCGTAGGTATTGGCCGGTAAGGATTCTGCTGCTATCAGCACTTCGGCATAGGTCATGCCGGGAACCCGACCAGGTGTGTGGGCTTCGATTTTTGCGGCGGCGATGGTCAGTTGGGCCCACAGGGCACTGCCGACTTTCACGCTGGAAGGGATGTCCTTGATCAGGTACTCAGGCGCGCGGCCGGCCAACAGCAGGTAGGCCCCCACCTTGGCCATTTCCGGGGACGTTTTGCCTTTATCGATCAGCCAATTGGACAGGTTATCGATGATAGCGGACGCAGGCTTACCCCAGTGCTGGTTGCTGGCCAGATCGAAACCGGCGATTTTATTGCGATGAGGAGCGGTGATCGACTCCGGGTCCAACTGCAATGTGATGCCCGCCAAGAGGTAGTCTGTCACGCTGCTGTCGCTGGCAAGGCCTTGCATTCGCTCCTGCAGGTCTTTGCCCATCAACTGTGCCTGCGGGGTACGGATCAGTGCCTGCAGTATTTTAGCCGGATCATCCTGAGGCCCTGTGGTAATGGGTTGCTGGTAGCGCAGGAACTCCAATACACCGCCTTTGGTTTGCATCAATAACGGCTTATCACCCAGCGCATGTTCTTGATTCAGGGTGATGTTACGCAAGCGTCGTTGTTCATCTTCGCTCAAGGGCACCGGCCAGGACAGCGCGCCGCTCAGGTTGCCCAGCGGGTTTTCCATCGAGCGGCTGGTCACCGTGGACGCGAGGCCCGTGAGTTGGACATGGCTACTGGGCAACGGCAACCCCAGGAACTTCTTGATGAAGGTCTCCAGGGTCACACTGCCACCCGCTTCTTCAGCGTAGGAAGATCCAGGGTGAATATCCAGCGGGGTGTTGCCAAGCGCGGCGAGGACGGCTGAGGGCTGCGCCTCTTCACCCAGTTTCGCCGCAATCTGCTGGAGCTTTTGGCCCAGTGACTTCAAATTTTCTTTGTCTGCCAACTGGGCGGCCAAACCGGTTTTCCGGGGAGGTATCAGGCTGGTGCGCGCAGGGGGGGACGATAGGGTCGATTGAGTTTTAGGGGTGTCGGGGGCTTGTGTTTCTTCAGGGAATGGAATGGCGCTTGACACAGAGGACAAAGCACGTGGCTCGATATTCAACATGATAGATAAACCTTAAATGTGGATAGGAAATGCGCCCTCCTAATGGAGCCTCCTTGTCCCGAGACGCCCTCCTGAGTGGGGGGGTG
This genomic stretch from Pseudomonas synxantha BG33R harbors:
- a CDS encoding M10 family metallopeptidase C-terminal domain-containing protein, with the translated sequence MNIDPNIALTRLNATSVAHRTVVEIDHAGDRGNQIKYRQVSLSTDQVLERSKHASGFAGSLRPGDPAEVTYEFSNRAETGATTSRFTETQKGVIRETLNNFSDAANIRFKESVNAKSHHMQFKVDGSSFKWQAPWYAPVSDDQPGRVLVTLSQGHVDGLEKPNNFGRHVIAKATAFKLGLPDPAPTASQSKYAENTLAYTLRSPFLENRSDHRFNKSHGEGNQYSSTPMMDDIALMQDRFGVNLQTRTGDTTYGFNSNADREVFKLASGDDLPLFCVWDAGGKDTFDFSAFKQDQVINLRSGSFSNVGGGIGNVSIANGVTIERAIGGAGNDILIGNDVGNELEGGEGDDIFYVKANSGTNKLTGGPGKNTFVIGANDSSVSLGSTTITDFVSGKDKLDTSALRAAHPQLTVTSEYYRSHKLTLLRFDFDGDKNEDFIMSISGRIARSDFRV
- a CDS encoding DUF3313 domain-containing protein, which gives rise to MKLRLMISTLCVASLGMAGCASKVPQPDEYSGFLSNYSQLKEAKSPSGAEVMRWVDPQLDLSRYTAAYIEPTQFYPKPQATAKIPDSTLRGISDYYNQALRRELAKSLPLANAPGPGVIVVRAAITAVSSKTESLKPYEFIPVALVAAAVSTGTGIRDQETTLGTEAQFLDGGTNKVVAQVVRKGTGKPLANDSQVLKADDVKVVIDGWASDLHQSYVKLKKH
- a CDS encoding DUF1254 domain-containing protein, producing MIGKPTRLLLASLSIFMSTGAWADFTASPSEARAIAKEAYLYGFPVVQMYKTLYTQAVDKGGAHFKAPFNHIGNTAQVLTPKDTALPSPNADTPYSFVWMDLRKEPLVLTLPRIEDERYYSVQLIDLYSQNIAYLGTRSTGNNGGHYMIAGPDWKGQQPVDIDRVVYRESNIAYALYRTQLFDDKDLGKVKQIQSGYKVQPLSSYVKQPAPAKVPKIEWPKPTATMTEGPQLFRYLNFMLAFAAPQDSEKDLLARFAKIGIAPGAPFKVNQLTAEQRKALEEGIADGRAEFAAFKKDKLDTHQVAQADLFGSRDRLQNNYLYRYAGAELGIFGHSSDEAAHLSYIVDSEGKPANGARHSYTVHFAKDQLPPADAFWSLTLYDAKTKLLVPNHKKRYLINSRMLPALQRDADGGLTLALQHHEPPKAEQSNWLPAPPGPFYAVLRIYLPKPEVGNGQWKLPPLTPLK
- a CDS encoding response regulator, which gives rise to MPAEASTILVVEDDAIVRMLIVDVLEELDFKVLEAADAEKALERVQDTSQVIDLMMTDVGLPDMNGKELATKVRELRPTLPILFASGYAENIDATSGMQVIAKPFSIDQLRDKVKSMLPA